In Maridesulfovibrio sp., a single genomic region encodes these proteins:
- a CDS encoding radical SAM protein yields MATKKKPRPLLVFADKDGQIYDHPELEMMCRRGDELAQPRPDEYIPLPPDSEFFLLPGRYPIGLDPETGEVEEVDGIAVAAFACPGHTLTGLAAYSNSEDAPVLPMFAYGAVGYANGKFWITAKVVDEDKRQVFTRIPRKKIDSGAQRLMKDMPDNRLVRHLAGCALTYGCPAAKNFALGRFEAPLPTARTCNARCIGCISEQPEESEFPSTQERIKFTPTVDELTEIMHYHAKRESKPIFSFGQGCEGEPLTEHVLLTEAIRKYRSEAGKGTININTNGSITESMEPLANAGLNSIRVSLNSLREPIYNTYYRPKGYKFDDVVATIFKAKELGLHVSLNYLFFPGINDTELEVEALIEVAQKCKLDFIQLRNLNIDPDLYMELMEPYDFGPGMGFANFRKRIKTECPWIGFGYFNPYLGDK; encoded by the coding sequence ATGGCCACCAAAAAGAAACCCCGTCCGCTGCTTGTTTTCGCAGACAAGGACGGCCAGATCTATGATCATCCCGAACTTGAAATGATGTGCCGCAGAGGCGACGAACTGGCCCAGCCCAGACCGGATGAATACATCCCCCTGCCACCGGACAGTGAATTTTTCCTTCTTCCAGGACGCTACCCCATCGGGCTTGATCCTGAAACAGGAGAAGTGGAAGAGGTCGACGGCATAGCCGTTGCCGCGTTCGCCTGCCCCGGACATACCCTGACCGGGCTGGCTGCATATTCCAATTCCGAAGACGCCCCTGTTCTGCCCATGTTTGCCTACGGAGCAGTGGGCTACGCCAACGGCAAATTCTGGATAACCGCAAAAGTTGTTGACGAGGACAAACGTCAGGTCTTCACCAGAATTCCGCGTAAAAAAATAGACTCCGGGGCCCAGCGGCTGATGAAGGACATGCCCGACAACAGACTGGTACGCCATCTGGCCGGTTGCGCCCTGACCTACGGATGTCCGGCTGCCAAGAACTTCGCTCTGGGCCGCTTCGAAGCGCCGCTCCCCACAGCCAGAACCTGCAATGCCCGCTGCATAGGCTGCATTTCCGAGCAACCGGAAGAATCGGAATTCCCCTCCACCCAGGAACGAATCAAATTCACCCCGACGGTAGATGAGTTGACAGAAATCATGCACTACCACGCCAAGCGGGAAAGCAAGCCCATTTTCTCCTTCGGGCAGGGCTGCGAGGGCGAACCCCTGACAGAGCACGTGCTGCTCACCGAAGCGATCCGCAAGTACCGCTCCGAAGCCGGAAAAGGGACCATCAACATCAACACCAACGGTTCAATAACCGAGTCCATGGAGCCGCTTGCAAATGCCGGCCTCAACTCCATAAGAGTAAGCCTGAACTCGCTGCGCGAACCGATCTACAACACCTACTACCGCCCCAAAGGCTACAAGTTCGATGATGTTGTGGCCACTATATTCAAGGCCAAAGAACTTGGTCTGCACGTATCGCTTAACTACCTCTTTTTCCCCGGAATAAACGATACCGAACTTGAAGTGGAAGCCCTTATCGAAGTCGCCCAAAAATGCAAACTGGACTTCATCCAGTTACGCAACCTCAACATCGACCCGGACCTATACATGGAGCTCATGGAACCGTACGATTTCGGGCCCGGCATGGGCTTCGCCAACTTCCGCAAACGCATCAAGACCGAATGCCCCTGGATAGGATTCGGATACTTCAACCCCTATCTGGGAGATAAATAG
- a CDS encoding DUF1318 domain-containing protein, translated as MFGKTARILTFLSLLSFVACVTVNIYFPAARVEKAAEDIVGDVYGPGAKKEQDKNDSSALETFLALAGPATAHAAKVTESDIESLNQSNSAIRGLKKTIADDHQQLLPYYNSGNIGINNEGLLEIISKDGLGLKDTAQLRRLVAQDNKTREQLYEEVAASMNIPGSELAKVKAIFAEVWQKRAPAGWFIQGADGKWKKK; from the coding sequence ATGTTCGGGAAAACCGCCCGCATACTTACTTTTCTGTCCCTGCTGTCCTTCGTGGCCTGCGTTACGGTAAACATATACTTCCCCGCTGCAAGGGTGGAAAAAGCGGCCGAAGATATCGTGGGTGACGTGTACGGTCCCGGCGCCAAAAAAGAGCAGGACAAGAACGACAGTTCCGCTCTGGAGACATTTCTTGCGCTGGCCGGACCGGCAACAGCCCACGCAGCCAAGGTAACGGAATCCGATATTGAAAGCCTCAACCAGTCCAACTCCGCCATTCGCGGCCTGAAAAAAACAATTGCTGACGACCACCAGCAGCTTCTTCCCTACTACAATTCAGGAAACATAGGCATAAACAACGAGGGCCTGCTTGAAATTATCAGCAAGGACGGGCTTGGACTCAAAGACACCGCCCAGTTGCGCCGTCTGGTTGCACAGGACAACAAAACACGCGAGCAACTCTATGAAGAAGTTGCCGCCTCCATGAACATCCCCGGAAGCGAGCTTGCCAAGGTAAAGGCTATTTTTGCGGAAGTCTGGCAGAAGCGAGCCCCCGCCGGCTGGTTTATTCAGGGCGCAGACGGAAAATGGAAAAAGAAGTAG
- a CDS encoding HAMP domain-containing sensor histidine kinase, producing the protein MPDCCQDENYSGLNILVAGQNPLIHSLMPGLYEAGHCVSITITPKETLFTYASQQPDLIVFADQENSVSTFTAIREVNPEAEAMFMVDSQKPEFIETIYAFHQVSFIPAKATQECFLSAINRFQKQATLKKKNEADAKLYDLILQSLPFPALLLCGKKMAPIFTNKAARRELPHKDFTDHPPFMENLSDDLCYKLFTDIESYRIHSLESVPAYGRYWDLTIEQVAPSVFMLLAIDTTDQRRQMQFREEMERITRHDLRSPTATIVGLSRVLETEAGLEDEFLNIAEILRKTSERMIRQIDTSLTLIRLETGSLKTEAYPFNLYTAISAAVGDLSQLVEDKHLEIVSLLDGEPAQEESTVVCFGEAALIITMFSNLLKNAAEAAPEHSRITISIREEKDFIITEIHNVGEIPASIRNNFFDRYTTYGKKNGTGLGTYSARLIAKASGGDISFTTSGEKGTTLITSIPKPQ; encoded by the coding sequence ATGCCCGACTGCTGCCAAGATGAAAATTACTCCGGCCTGAACATTCTTGTTGCAGGCCAGAATCCGCTCATCCACTCCCTGATGCCCGGACTGTACGAAGCAGGGCACTGCGTTTCCATAACAATAACCCCCAAGGAAACCCTTTTTACCTACGCCAGCCAGCAGCCGGATCTAATTGTTTTCGCAGACCAGGAAAACTCCGTCTCCACTTTTACCGCTATCCGGGAAGTAAACCCGGAGGCCGAAGCCATGTTCATGGTAGATTCGCAGAAACCGGAATTCATCGAAACCATATATGCATTTCACCAGGTTTCCTTTATTCCGGCGAAGGCGACGCAAGAATGTTTTCTCTCGGCCATAAACAGATTTCAAAAACAGGCCACCCTGAAGAAAAAAAACGAGGCAGATGCGAAATTATACGATCTGATTCTGCAAAGTCTTCCATTTCCGGCACTTCTGCTCTGCGGAAAAAAAATGGCACCCATATTTACAAACAAGGCAGCCCGCCGGGAACTCCCGCATAAAGACTTCACCGACCACCCTCCGTTCATGGAAAATCTGTCTGATGATCTGTGCTACAAACTTTTTACCGACATAGAATCCTACCGCATACACTCGCTGGAATCAGTGCCGGCATACGGGCGATACTGGGACCTGACAATTGAACAGGTTGCCCCTTCGGTATTCATGCTGTTGGCAATAGACACTACCGACCAGCGCCGGCAGATGCAGTTCAGGGAAGAAATGGAACGCATAACCAGACACGACCTGCGCTCTCCCACCGCTACGATAGTCGGACTTTCACGAGTTCTGGAAACTGAAGCCGGGCTGGAAGACGAGTTCCTGAACATAGCTGAAATACTGCGCAAAACCAGCGAAAGAATGATCCGGCAGATCGATACATCACTAACCCTCATAAGACTTGAAACCGGTTCGCTCAAAACCGAAGCCTACCCGTTCAATCTCTACACGGCCATCAGTGCCGCGGTTGGGGATCTCAGCCAATTGGTAGAGGACAAGCACCTTGAAATAGTCAGTCTGCTGGATGGTGAGCCAGCACAGGAAGAAAGTACGGTAGTCTGCTTCGGTGAGGCCGCACTCATCATCACCATGTTCTCCAACCTGCTGAAAAACGCCGCGGAAGCAGCTCCCGAACACTCCCGCATAACCATCAGCATACGTGAAGAAAAAGACTTCATTATCACCGAAATTCACAACGTGGGGGAAATTCCAGCCTCCATCCGCAACAATTTTTTTGACCGCTACACCACCTACGGGAAGAAAAACGGTACCGGTCTCGGAACATACAGCGCCCGGTTGATAGCCAAAGCTTCCGGCGGGGATATATCGTTTACAACCTCCGGTGAAAAAGGCACAACCCTGATTACTTCGATACCGAAGCCGCAATAA
- the purM gene encoding phosphoribosylformylglycinamidine cyclo-ligase yields MASRSDAYKAAGVDIDAANDFIGRIKGMVGSTFTKGVVTDIGGFGGLFKLDLTQMEEPVLVSGTDGVGTKLKLAFAIDKHDTIGIDLVAMSVNDILVQGAKPLFFLDYFATGKLETGVAEEVIAGIVEGCKISGCALLGGETAEMPGFYADGEYDLSGFCVGIVDNTKIVDGSSITIGDSIIGLESSGIHSNGYSLVRKLFEESGLGTDDLLPGTDQKIGEALITPTRIYVDPVRNLSRDIEIKGMVHVTGGGFYDNLPRILPKQVTAEINFGSWEVLPVFNWLKEQGNLSWPEMLQIFNTGIGYILVVPKDREEDVLSRLSGMKINSWKIGEIIAREGDSEQVQVNF; encoded by the coding sequence ATGGCAAGTCGTTCTGATGCATATAAGGCCGCCGGTGTAGATATCGATGCGGCCAACGATTTCATAGGCCGCATCAAGGGTATGGTCGGCTCCACCTTCACCAAAGGTGTGGTCACGGATATCGGCGGTTTCGGCGGGCTTTTCAAGCTCGACCTTACCCAGATGGAAGAACCTGTTCTGGTGTCGGGTACAGATGGAGTCGGTACCAAGCTCAAACTCGCTTTTGCAATAGACAAGCACGACACGATCGGTATCGACCTCGTGGCCATGAGCGTCAACGATATCCTTGTTCAGGGAGCGAAACCCCTGTTTTTTCTGGACTATTTTGCTACCGGAAAGCTTGAAACCGGAGTGGCCGAAGAAGTCATCGCCGGTATAGTGGAAGGCTGCAAGATTTCAGGATGTGCGCTTCTGGGCGGCGAAACCGCTGAAATGCCCGGTTTTTATGCCGACGGTGAATACGATCTTTCCGGTTTCTGCGTCGGTATCGTGGATAACACGAAGATCGTTGACGGTTCATCCATCACTATCGGAGATTCCATCATCGGGCTTGAATCCTCCGGGATTCACTCAAACGGCTACTCGCTGGTGCGCAAGCTTTTTGAAGAATCAGGTCTGGGCACTGACGACCTGCTCCCCGGAACGGATCAGAAAATCGGCGAAGCTCTGATTACGCCGACAAGAATATATGTGGACCCCGTGCGCAACCTTTCCCGCGATATTGAAATCAAGGGAATGGTGCATGTTACCGGCGGTGGTTTTTATGACAACCTGCCCCGTATCCTGCCCAAGCAGGTCACGGCGGAAATCAATTTCGGGTCATGGGAAGTTCTGCCGGTATTCAACTGGCTGAAGGAACAGGGCAACCTGAGCTGGCCTGAAATGCTCCAGATTTTCAACACCGGCATAGGATATATCCTCGTGGTTCCGAAAGACCGCGAAGAAGACGTGCTGAGCCGCCTTTCCGGAATGAAAATCAATAGCTGGAAGATCGGCGAGATCATCGCTCGTGAAGGTGATTCCGAGCAGGTGCAGGTCAACTTCTAG